The proteins below come from a single Tsuneonella deserti genomic window:
- a CDS encoding putative bifunctional diguanylate cyclase/phosphodiesterase produces the protein MAANHAIRWMRFLHRRIVRKDALNERVRRTLVRSLYTQPISLAIGVAVGVLSAAVSAVLSGAAVLYAVCGMLAVIAAGRLVIAFGICADDADVSTTKLERLYATGAVTYALFLGIFAGLTIVLHAEPGIQALMLVNAIAYGVGVCARNAGRPAIALAQLALAALPLLVAALWEGSVAHFAMAVAMTLLMGAMSSIVTNLFTTLRGAIGAAETSAELATKMQLLARTDVVTGLANRAGLNHAMTQKLEAVSQDERLALFWLDLDRFKEVNDLLGHPVGDRVLTEVAHRLRESAPADASMARFGGDEFIMFCSVESRLECERLAARVLDTVTRPLRIDETRLEVPCSMGIAILPEDADDADSLMQAADLALYHAKVGGKNHSRFFEKSMSRNLMRRREIEAELRAAIQRDELSIFFQPIIDLATGRIRTFEALVRWFHPEKGELRPDEFIPVAEETGVIVTLGNWITAQAARAAVHWPEDVTLAVNLSPMQIRAPGAALGILTALRDAGLAPSRLELEVTESLFLDDNQSTANFINELSAAGIRFALDDFGTGYSSLGSIHKFPFSKIKVDRSFVSGANVGRKSEAIIRAVAEMGARLDMEIVAEGLETVDQVRAVRATGCTLGQGYYFSRAVPDYLAAMLIAQEREGAPMRASA, from the coding sequence ATGGCTGCTAATCATGCGATCCGCTGGATGCGGTTTCTGCACAGGCGGATTGTTCGCAAGGACGCGCTCAACGAGCGGGTCCGCCGGACGCTCGTGCGTTCGCTCTACACTCAACCCATCAGTCTCGCGATCGGCGTTGCGGTCGGCGTCCTTTCCGCTGCGGTCTCTGCCGTCCTGAGCGGCGCAGCCGTGCTGTACGCGGTGTGCGGAATGCTTGCGGTCATCGCGGCGGGCCGGCTGGTCATCGCGTTCGGCATCTGCGCCGACGATGCGGACGTCAGCACCACGAAGCTCGAGCGGCTCTATGCCACGGGTGCGGTCACTTATGCCCTGTTCCTGGGTATTTTCGCCGGACTGACCATCGTGCTTCATGCCGAGCCCGGCATCCAGGCGCTGATGCTCGTCAACGCCATCGCGTACGGCGTCGGAGTTTGCGCCCGCAATGCAGGCCGGCCTGCGATCGCGCTCGCTCAGTTGGCACTTGCGGCGCTGCCGCTGCTGGTGGCGGCACTGTGGGAAGGCTCCGTCGCCCATTTCGCGATGGCCGTCGCGATGACCCTGCTGATGGGGGCGATGTCGTCGATCGTCACTAACCTTTTCACGACCTTGCGAGGCGCGATCGGCGCCGCGGAGACGAGCGCGGAACTGGCGACCAAGATGCAGCTGCTCGCGCGGACCGATGTCGTCACGGGTCTTGCAAACCGCGCCGGCCTGAATCACGCGATGACGCAGAAGCTGGAGGCGGTCTCCCAGGACGAGCGGCTCGCGCTGTTCTGGCTCGATCTCGACCGCTTCAAGGAAGTGAACGACCTGCTCGGCCACCCGGTCGGGGACCGGGTCTTGACCGAGGTCGCCCACAGGCTCCGCGAAAGTGCCCCGGCAGATGCCTCGATGGCGCGTTTCGGCGGCGACGAGTTCATCATGTTCTGCAGCGTGGAAAGCAGGCTGGAGTGCGAACGGCTGGCTGCACGGGTCCTGGATACCGTCACCCGGCCGCTGCGGATCGACGAAACCCGCCTGGAGGTGCCGTGTTCGATGGGCATCGCGATCCTGCCAGAAGATGCGGACGACGCGGATTCGCTGATGCAGGCAGCTGACCTGGCGCTCTATCACGCAAAGGTAGGCGGCAAAAACCACAGCCGGTTCTTCGAGAAATCCATGAGCCGCAACCTGATGCGCCGGCGGGAGATCGAGGCCGAGCTGAGAGCGGCGATCCAGCGTGACGAGTTGTCGATTTTCTTCCAGCCGATCATCGACCTTGCGACCGGGCGCATCCGAACTTTCGAGGCGCTGGTGCGCTGGTTCCACCCGGAAAAGGGTGAACTGAGGCCCGACGAATTCATTCCGGTGGCAGAAGAGACGGGGGTTATCGTCACACTCGGCAACTGGATCACCGCACAGGCAGCGCGCGCCGCGGTCCACTGGCCGGAGGACGTGACCCTCGCCGTCAACCTTTCACCCATGCAGATCAGGGCGCCGGGCGCGGCGCTCGGCATACTCACGGCGCTGCGGGACGCCGGACTGGCCCCGTCCCGCCTCGAACTGGAAGTGACCGAGAGCCTGTTTCTCGATGATAACCAGTCCACCGCCAACTTCATCAACGAACTTTCTGCGGCGGGAATACGTTTCGCGCTGGACGATTTTGGCACGGGCTATTCGTCTCTCGGCTCGATCCACAAGTTCCCCTTCAGCAAGATCAAGGTCGATCGCAGTTTCGTGTCCGGCGCCAACGTAGGCCGCAAGAGCGAGGCGATCATCCGCGCGGTCGCCGAAATGGGCGCGCGGCTCGACATGGAAATCGTCGCCGAGGGACTGGAGACCGTCGATCAGGTGCGCGCGGTCCGGGCGACCGGCTGCACCCTTGGCCAAGGATACTATTTCAGCCGCGCAGTGCCCGATTACCTCGCGGCGATGTTGATCGCACAGGAGCGCGAGGGCGCACCGATGCGGGCAAGCGCCTGA
- a CDS encoding N-succinylarginine dihydrolase: MSAGANLVEINFDGIVGPSHNYAGLSLGNLAASAHAGDVSYPRAGALQGLAKMRHNMALGLRQGFFVPLPRPNGAFLDRLGADASTDPALTAASWSASSMWTANAATVSPPPDTSDGRCHLTPANLVTMAHRAQEWPDTARQLALAFADRTSFALHDPVPPSFGDEGAANHMRLCERHQAAGVEVFVYGRSGGPFPARQHEQASRAVARLHGLDPARTVFLEQNPAAIAAGAFHNDVVAVANEHVLFTHEAAFASQVAAYQAIREVFPALEVVEVPASEVSLEDAVQSYLFNAQLVTLPEGEMALVVPSECMENSAVTAWLKSLLASNGPIRQVLPVDLRQSMANGGGPACLRLRVVADPATVDPRFLLHDRVAERIESVIRNYWPSQIDPTDLASPTLARSVTAARLALLQTLDLLQLG, from the coding sequence ATGAGCGCAGGGGCTAACCTGGTCGAGATCAATTTCGACGGCATCGTCGGCCCCAGTCACAACTACGCCGGCCTGAGCCTCGGCAACCTCGCCGCGAGCGCCCATGCGGGCGATGTCAGCTACCCTCGCGCGGGGGCGCTCCAGGGCCTCGCCAAGATGCGGCACAACATGGCGCTCGGATTGCGCCAGGGCTTCTTCGTCCCGCTTCCCCGCCCGAACGGCGCTTTCCTCGACCGGCTGGGCGCGGACGCCAGCACTGACCCGGCCCTCACGGCGGCTTCATGGTCCGCGTCGTCGATGTGGACCGCCAACGCCGCCACTGTCAGTCCCCCTCCGGATACGAGCGACGGCCGCTGTCACCTGACGCCCGCCAATCTCGTCACGATGGCGCACCGGGCGCAGGAGTGGCCCGACACGGCGCGCCAGCTCGCCCTCGCCTTCGCGGACCGGACGAGCTTTGCTTTGCACGATCCGGTGCCGCCCAGCTTCGGGGACGAGGGGGCGGCCAACCACATGCGGCTGTGCGAACGTCACCAGGCCGCTGGCGTGGAAGTCTTCGTCTACGGCAGGAGCGGCGGCCCCTTCCCCGCGCGCCAGCACGAACAGGCGAGCCGGGCCGTCGCCCGGCTCCATGGCCTCGACCCGGCGCGCACCGTGTTCCTGGAGCAGAACCCCGCCGCGATCGCGGCCGGGGCTTTCCACAACGACGTCGTCGCCGTGGCCAACGAGCATGTCCTGTTCACGCATGAGGCCGCCTTCGCCAGCCAGGTAGCGGCTTACCAGGCGATCCGGGAGGTCTTCCCGGCGCTCGAGGTGGTGGAGGTGCCGGCCTCCGAAGTGTCGCTGGAAGATGCCGTGCAGAGCTACTTGTTCAATGCACAGCTCGTTACCCTGCCAGAGGGGGAAATGGCTCTGGTCGTGCCGAGCGAGTGCATGGAAAATTCTGCCGTCACGGCATGGTTGAAGAGCCTGTTGGCAAGCAACGGCCCCATCCGCCAGGTGCTGCCGGTCGACTTGCGGCAATCGATGGCGAACGGCGGTGGTCCCGCGTGCCTGCGGCTTCGCGTCGTCGCCGATCCCGCAACGGTCGATCCACGCTTCCTCCTGCACGATCGAGTCGCCGAGCGGATCGAGTCGGTGATCCGGAATTACTGGCCGTCCCAGATCGATCCGACTGACCTCGCCAGCCCAACCCTCGCGCGGAGCGTCACCGCCGCCCGGCTTGCCCTGCTCCAGACGCTTGATCTTCTCCAGCTGGGTTAA
- a CDS encoding arginine N-succinyltransferase, translating into MTFRLRAAHPGDLEPLYEMAKLTGGGFTNLPADRNALAGKLERAEVSFARDEDSLADEQFVLVLENTATGDVRGTCQLMTQVGQRWPFYSYRLNTLTQHSQELERTVRADLLSLVTDLEGSSEVGGLFLHPNERAGGLGLLLARSRYLFIAMHRSRFADRILAELRGIIDARGGSPFWDGVAGRFFGMTFQEADYFNAINGNQFIADLMPKHPVYVAMLDDEARTAIGMPHPTGRAAMRMLEDEGFRHDGYVDIFDGGPTMTARTNDVKSIREARPARVASTNLDLGERAIIATGTLGTFRSAFGMRDFRPDGSIEIDRISAAALGISEGDEAWSVAR; encoded by the coding sequence TTGACCTTCCGCCTGCGCGCCGCGCACCCCGGCGACCTTGAGCCGCTGTACGAAATGGCCAAGCTCACCGGCGGCGGGTTCACCAACCTTCCGGCCGATCGCAATGCGCTGGCCGGCAAGCTCGAGCGGGCGGAGGTCTCGTTCGCCCGCGACGAGGACAGTCTTGCCGATGAGCAGTTCGTCCTGGTCCTGGAAAACACCGCCACCGGGGATGTGCGGGGGACCTGCCAGCTGATGACGCAGGTCGGACAGCGCTGGCCGTTCTATTCCTATCGCCTCAACACGCTGACCCAGCATTCGCAGGAGCTGGAACGGACCGTGCGGGCCGATCTGCTGAGCCTCGTCACCGACCTCGAAGGCTCGAGTGAAGTGGGCGGCCTGTTCCTCCATCCCAACGAGCGGGCCGGTGGGCTCGGCCTGCTGCTCGCGCGGAGCCGCTACCTCTTCATCGCCATGCACCGCTCGCGTTTCGCCGACCGGATCCTCGCGGAGCTGCGCGGGATCATCGACGCGCGCGGCGGTTCGCCGTTCTGGGACGGGGTAGCCGGGCGCTTCTTCGGCATGACTTTCCAGGAAGCCGATTACTTCAACGCCATCAACGGCAACCAGTTTATCGCCGATCTCATGCCCAAGCACCCGGTCTACGTGGCCATGCTGGACGATGAGGCGCGCACCGCAATCGGCATGCCCCACCCGACCGGCCGTGCCGCGATGCGGATGCTGGAGGACGAGGGATTTCGGCACGACGGGTACGTCGACATCTTCGATGGCGGGCCAACCATGACGGCCCGCACCAATGACGTGAAGTCGATCCGGGAGGCGCGTCCTGCCCGGGTGGCATCCACCAATCTCGACCTTGGCGAGCGCGCGATAATCGCAACCGGTACGCTGGGTACATTCCGCTCTGCCTTCGGCATGCGCGACTTCCGGCCCGATGGCAGCATCGAAATCGACCGCATCTCCGCCGCAGCGCTGGGTATCTCTGAGGGCGACGAGGCCTGGAGCGTCGCCCGATGA
- a CDS encoding hydrolase → MKRTADHISASIDPEAMLEQARAWSLINTGTGNLAGLSHQASVLAEAFASLPGEIELHQPAPVSTIDTDGREVEKAHGRHLVVRVRPEAERRLLLTGHMDTVFPADHPFQHQTWIDDETLCGPGLADMKGGIAVILHALLAFEASESAGRIGYDVMINSDEETGSLSSSALIDRLARGKYAALTYEPSALPDGTLAHARGGSGNYSLVVSGRAAHAGRNPREGRNAIVAAADFAVRVKALGHEALSVNPARIDGGSANNVVPDHAVVRFNIRPRTSEAAESFQQYLNDLIGEVAKRHEVTLSLHGGITRPPKPVDGRAQKLFDLVQACGAELGQQFGWQSSGGVCDGNNIAACGVPVVDTMGVRGGSIHSSDEYLVVPSLAERASLSALVLTRLASGDLT, encoded by the coding sequence ATGAAACGAACGGCTGACCATATATCCGCCTCGATCGACCCGGAGGCGATGCTGGAGCAGGCCCGCGCGTGGAGCCTGATCAATACCGGGACCGGAAACCTCGCCGGCCTTTCGCACCAGGCTTCCGTGCTTGCCGAGGCTTTCGCATCGCTTCCGGGCGAGATCGAGCTGCATCAACCGGCCCCGGTCTCAACGATCGACACCGACGGGCGCGAGGTCGAGAAAGCGCATGGCCGGCACCTCGTGGTGCGGGTGCGCCCCGAAGCCGAGCGCCGGCTACTCCTGACGGGGCACATGGACACCGTGTTTCCCGCCGACCACCCGTTCCAGCACCAGACCTGGATCGACGACGAGACCCTGTGCGGTCCCGGTCTTGCCGACATGAAAGGCGGCATCGCCGTGATCCTCCACGCCCTGTTGGCGTTCGAGGCATCGGAGAGTGCGGGGAGGATCGGCTACGACGTCATGATCAATTCCGACGAGGAGACGGGATCGCTGTCTTCCTCCGCGCTGATCGACCGGCTCGCGCGCGGCAAGTATGCGGCGCTGACGTACGAGCCTTCCGCGCTGCCCGACGGCACGCTCGCTCATGCCCGTGGGGGGAGCGGGAATTACAGTCTCGTCGTGTCTGGCCGCGCGGCACACGCCGGGCGCAATCCCCGGGAAGGGCGCAACGCCATCGTGGCGGCGGCGGATTTCGCCGTCCGGGTCAAGGCGCTCGGCCATGAGGCACTCTCCGTGAACCCCGCCCGCATCGACGGCGGGTCGGCCAACAACGTCGTGCCCGATCACGCCGTGGTGCGTTTCAATATACGCCCGCGGACAAGTGAGGCTGCGGAATCATTCCAGCAATATCTCAATGACTTGATTGGCGAAGTCGCGAAGCGCCATGAAGTCACGCTATCGCTTCACGGCGGTATCACGCGTCCTCCGAAGCCGGTCGACGGCAGGGCGCAAAAGCTGTTCGACCTGGTGCAGGCCTGCGGCGCGGAGCTGGGCCAGCAGTTCGGCTGGCAGTCCTCTGGCGGCGTGTGCGATGGCAACAACATCGCCGCCTGCGGAGTGCCGGTGGTCGATACCATGGGCGTCCGGGGCGGCTCGATTCATTCTTCCGACGAGTACCTGGTCGTGCCCAGCCTAGCCGAGCGCGCATCGCTGTCGGCGCTCGTCCTCACCCGCCTTGCATCCGGAGACCTGACTTGA
- a CDS encoding malate synthase G, producing the protein MSEYLDKAGLQVDHGLAEFVDSEVLAPLGHDSAAFWQGFAALLADYAPRNRALLARREELQAQIDDWHRSRAGQPHDALAYVRFLEEIGYLVPEPGEFTIGTENVDPEIATMAGPQLVVPVLNARFLLNAANARWGSLYDAFYGTDALDAPAARPGGYDADRGAAVIAEARRFLDQALPLREGSWTDLRGEPVPLLADEAQYRGRTEKGLLFRNNGLHIEVVIDREHPVGRDDPAGIADVVLESALTTIVDLEDSIAAVDAADKVAAYRNWLGVIRGDLEDTFEKNGRALTRRLAGDKTCQGEGGPVSLPGRSLLFVRNVGHLMTNPAIILPDGSEVPEGIMDAVITSAIGAHDVAGLGRYRNSRAGSIYIVKPKQHGPEECAFTNDLFDAVEDLLELPRHTVKVGVMDEERRTSANLAACIEAVRDRIVFINTGFLDRTGDEIHTSMQAGPMTRKAEMKSSTWLAAYEARNVAIGLRHGLSGRAQIGKGMWAAPDMMRDMVEQKIVHLKAGANTAWVPSPTAATLHALHYHQLDVFARQKELGEAPGLDKLLKIPLAHGTNWSEEEVREELDNNAQGLLGYVVRWIEQGVGCSKVPDIHDVGLMEDRATLRISSQHMANWLLHGVCTREQVMDSLRRMAAKVDAQNAGDPAYVPLVGNEDGPAFSAACDLVFRGVEQPSGYTEPLLHAWRQKAKEISA; encoded by the coding sequence ATGAGCGAGTATCTGGACAAGGCAGGGCTGCAGGTCGATCACGGACTGGCGGAGTTCGTCGACAGCGAGGTGTTGGCCCCGCTTGGCCACGACAGCGCGGCTTTCTGGCAGGGCTTCGCGGCGTTGCTGGCGGACTACGCCCCTCGCAATCGCGCCTTGCTGGCGCGGCGCGAGGAACTCCAGGCGCAGATCGACGACTGGCATCGGTCAAGGGCGGGGCAACCGCACGACGCGCTCGCCTACGTTCGCTTTCTTGAGGAGATCGGGTACCTGGTGCCCGAACCCGGTGAGTTCACGATCGGGACGGAAAATGTCGACCCGGAAATCGCGACGATGGCCGGGCCCCAGCTTGTCGTTCCCGTATTGAACGCGCGGTTCCTCCTCAACGCGGCCAATGCGCGCTGGGGCAGCCTCTACGATGCATTCTATGGCACCGACGCGCTCGATGCGCCGGCTGCACGACCGGGCGGCTACGACGCCGACCGCGGCGCTGCGGTGATCGCGGAAGCTCGCCGGTTCCTCGATCAGGCGCTGCCCCTGCGCGAGGGGAGCTGGACTGACCTGCGCGGCGAGCCTGTTCCCCTGCTCGCGGATGAAGCGCAATATCGCGGCCGGACCGAAAAGGGATTGTTGTTCCGCAACAATGGCCTGCACATCGAAGTTGTCATCGATCGCGAGCATCCGGTCGGGCGCGACGATCCGGCGGGCATCGCGGATGTCGTGCTCGAAAGCGCGCTGACCACGATCGTCGATCTCGAAGACTCGATCGCCGCGGTCGATGCGGCGGACAAGGTCGCTGCCTACCGCAACTGGCTCGGTGTCATCCGCGGCGACCTGGAGGACACGTTCGAGAAGAACGGCCGCGCACTCACTCGGCGACTGGCCGGCGACAAGACTTGCCAAGGCGAGGGTGGGCCTGTCTCACTTCCCGGGCGCAGCCTTCTGTTCGTTCGGAACGTCGGCCACCTGATGACCAATCCCGCGATCATCCTGCCCGACGGGTCCGAAGTCCCCGAAGGCATCATGGACGCGGTGATCACGAGCGCAATCGGCGCGCACGACGTTGCCGGCCTCGGCCGGTACCGCAACAGCCGCGCAGGCTCCATCTACATCGTCAAGCCAAAGCAGCACGGGCCGGAAGAGTGTGCGTTTACCAACGACTTGTTCGACGCGGTTGAGGACCTGCTCGAGCTGCCCCGGCACACGGTCAAGGTCGGCGTGATGGACGAGGAACGCCGCACCAGCGCCAACCTGGCGGCGTGCATCGAGGCGGTGCGTGACCGTATCGTGTTCATCAACACCGGGTTTCTCGATCGCACCGGCGACGAGATCCACACCTCGATGCAGGCCGGTCCGATGACCCGCAAGGCGGAGATGAAGAGCAGCACGTGGCTCGCCGCGTACGAAGCGCGCAACGTGGCCATCGGCCTGCGCCACGGGCTGTCGGGCCGCGCCCAGATCGGCAAGGGCATGTGGGCCGCGCCCGACATGATGCGCGACATGGTCGAACAGAAGATCGTCCATTTGAAGGCAGGCGCGAACACCGCCTGGGTGCCGAGCCCGACGGCCGCGACGCTCCACGCGCTGCATTACCACCAGCTCGACGTGTTCGCCCGGCAGAAGGAGCTTGGCGAAGCGCCGGGTCTGGACAAGCTGCTCAAGATTCCCCTCGCGCACGGGACCAACTGGTCCGAGGAAGAAGTGCGCGAGGAACTGGACAACAACGCACAGGGTCTACTCGGCTACGTCGTCCGCTGGATCGAGCAGGGCGTGGGTTGCTCCAAGGTCCCCGACATTCACGACGTCGGCCTGATGGAGGACCGCGCGACGCTGCGGATCAGCTCGCAGCACATGGCCAACTGGCTGCTTCACGGCGTGTGCACGCGCGAACAGGTAATGGATTCGCTCCGCCGCATGGCGGCGAAGGTCGACGCGCAGAATGCCGGCGATCCCGCCTACGTTCCGCTCGTCGGAAACGAGGACGGACCGGCTTTCAGCGCGGCTTGCGATCTGGTGTTCAGGGGCGTCGAGCAGCCTTCGGGCTATACCGAACCGCTGCTGCACGCATGGCGGCAGAAGGCGAAGGAAATCTCCGCCTAG
- the rsmA gene encoding 16S rRNA (adenine(1518)-N(6)/adenine(1519)-N(6))-dimethyltransferase RsmA has product MPDLPPLREVVARHGLSASKALGQNFLFDEQLLDRIAAIPGDLAGTRVLEIGPGPGGLTRGLLRAGADVTAIEMDRRCLPALGELEGAFPGRLRVIEGDALTLDHDSLMGGPYAVVANLPYNVGTALLVRWLGGQEWPPRWTSLTLMFQQEVAQRIVAEPGSDAYGRLAVLAQWRAVPRIALKVHRSAFTPPPKVMSAIVHIVPRAMPPGVNARTLGRVTEAAFGQRRKMLRQSLKGVPGALDALASLGIDPQRRAETLSVEDFVAIARELG; this is encoded by the coding sequence TTGCCTGACCTGCCGCCCTTGCGCGAAGTCGTGGCGCGCCACGGCCTGAGCGCCTCGAAGGCGCTCGGGCAGAACTTCCTGTTCGACGAGCAACTGCTCGATCGCATCGCTGCCATCCCTGGCGACCTCGCCGGGACCAGGGTGCTGGAGATCGGCCCCGGTCCTGGTGGCCTCACGCGAGGCCTGCTTCGCGCCGGCGCCGATGTCACCGCAATCGAAATGGATCGCCGCTGCCTGCCAGCCTTGGGCGAGCTGGAAGGCGCCTTTCCGGGTCGCCTGAGGGTCATCGAGGGCGATGCCTTGACGCTCGATCACGACAGCCTCATGGGTGGCCCCTATGCCGTGGTTGCCAACTTGCCCTACAATGTCGGCACGGCGCTGCTGGTTCGCTGGCTGGGCGGGCAGGAATGGCCGCCCCGGTGGACCAGCCTGACGCTCATGTTCCAGCAGGAAGTGGCCCAGCGCATCGTAGCGGAGCCGGGCAGCGACGCCTACGGAAGGTTGGCCGTCCTCGCGCAATGGCGCGCCGTGCCGCGCATCGCGCTCAAGGTGCACCGGAGCGCGTTCACCCCGCCGCCCAAGGTGATGAGCGCGATCGTCCACATCGTGCCCAGGGCGATGCCGCCAGGGGTGAATGCGCGCACGCTCGGGCGGGTGACCGAAGCGGCTTTCGGCCAGCGCCGCAAGATGCTGCGTCAGAGCCTAAAGGGCGTGCCCGGCGCGCTGGATGCCCTCGCCTCGCTCGGCATCGATCCGCAGCGCCGCGCCGAAACCCTCTCGGTCGAGGACTTCGTCGCGATCGCGCGGGAGCTTGGCTAG
- the pdxA gene encoding 4-hydroxythreonine-4-phosphate dehydrogenase PdxA — MKPLVVSLGDPAGVGPELVAEAWIARDREALPPFAVVGGVRLLASAAAARGHALPVEPVASLDEVADAFGRALPVLGDLDAPWRPGEPDKDGAALALASLERATALAVSGEAGGLVTGPIAKSLLGEVGFHFPGQTEFVAHACGIAAQDAVMMLAGPQLRTIPLTVHLPLARVPGQITLDLLVRRGRIAAAALQRDFGIAAPRIAVAALNPHAGEDGRMGDEEIRIIAPAIAALRGEGIEATGPYPADALFAPRARRDYDVALCMYHDQALIPLKALDFDRGVNVTLGLPIVRTSADHGTAFGIAGSGQADPGATIAAIRMAGECAARRASIA; from the coding sequence TTGAAGCCGCTCGTCGTCTCGCTCGGCGATCCGGCGGGGGTAGGCCCCGAACTGGTCGCCGAAGCGTGGATTGCCCGGGATCGTGAAGCCCTGCCGCCGTTCGCGGTCGTCGGCGGCGTGCGCCTGCTGGCCTCCGCCGCCGCGGCTCGGGGACATGCCCTTCCCGTCGAGCCGGTAGCCTCCTTGGACGAAGTTGCCGATGCCTTCGGCCGCGCCCTGCCGGTGCTGGGCGATCTCGACGCGCCATGGCGTCCGGGGGAGCCCGACAAGGATGGCGCGGCGCTGGCGCTTGCCTCGCTGGAGCGGGCGACCGCTCTCGCGGTGTCGGGCGAGGCTGGCGGGCTCGTCACCGGCCCGATCGCCAAGTCCCTGCTGGGGGAAGTCGGCTTCCATTTTCCGGGACAGACCGAGTTCGTCGCCCACGCCTGCGGGATCGCGGCGCAGGACGCCGTCATGATGCTGGCCGGACCGCAGTTGCGGACGATCCCCCTCACCGTCCACCTCCCGCTGGCCCGGGTGCCGGGCCAGATCACGCTCGACCTGCTGGTTCGACGAGGCCGGATAGCTGCGGCGGCGCTGCAGCGAGACTTCGGCATTGCCGCCCCCCGGATCGCGGTGGCCGCCCTCAACCCCCATGCCGGAGAGGACGGGCGAATGGGCGACGAGGAAATCCGCATCATTGCGCCAGCCATCGCCGCGCTGCGCGGCGAAGGCATCGAGGCGACCGGGCCCTACCCCGCCGACGCCTTGTTCGCGCCCCGCGCACGGCGCGATTACGATGTTGCCTTGTGCATGTACCATGACCAGGCGCTGATCCCGCTCAAGGCGCTCGACTTCGACAGAGGGGTGAACGTGACCCTGGGCCTGCCGATCGTGCGGACCAGTGCGGATCATGGCACCGCGTTCGGCATCGCGGGCAGCGGCCAGGCCGACCCCGGCGCGACCATCGCCGCGATCCGCATGGCGGGCGAGTGCGCGGCGCGGCGGGCCAGCATTGCCTGA